A genome region from Populus alba chromosome 5, ASM523922v2, whole genome shotgun sequence includes the following:
- the LOC118061907 gene encoding uncharacterized protein isoform X4, with translation MAVPNMDVFEAYFKRADLDGDGSISGAEGFSFFQGSNLPKQVLAQIWMHADQSRSGFLGRPEFFNALRLVTVAQSKRDLTPDIVKAALYGPAAAKIPPPQINLHATAGPQMAVASTALQMGAGAPTASQGFGFRGPGVQTAVPQMVASSAPQMGAFAPTALQSPGFRGPGVPSASMNPQYFPQQSQTMRPLQGVPLGTASRPPQGMLSSNLGGPSSVMPTGTASRPPQFMSGGTVGSTPGVSNPNISNDWLGGRTSGAPPGPGGVQPSTLTTTQPRPLSSLSSQPTANDSKVPVVSGNGFASNLFFGSDVFPATAAATKQEPSLLSATGGAQPPVKSGSLDSLLKAVSTPYSSSSVPVSSGTWAQGPVKSSSFNSLQSAFAMQPLGGQPQRTQSLLSSGPHVSASSSASIVSPGVSAGAGNSSDNSQLSWPKMKPADIQNYTKVFMEVDTDRDGRITGEQARNLFLSWRLPREILKQVWDLSDQDSDSMLSLREFCFALYLMERHREGRPLPAALPNNVMYDETLLSMTGQPKVAYGNAAWDPSPGFGQQLGMGARPMAPILGMRPPVPVNSPQPDAAMASNQQMSGAPVLEDSFLNQHEGGEQNSANSMTQDGTASEKKIDEAEKLILDFKEKIEFYRSKMQDLVLYKSRCDNRLNEITERALADTREAELLGKKYEEKYKQVAEVASKLTIEEATFRDIQERKLELHQGITNMEQGGSADGILQVRADRIQSDLDELLRALIQRCKKHELTVKSTAVIELPFGWQPGIQEDAATWDEDWDKFEDEGFSNELTVDVKSAPGQKERASVDDSLTPDSLSNGDGRSGIFTGKHVLESESAYNHSEDEMARSPQGSPAGRSASESPSQDFSDVFAKSTEADIDTHSFEESIWGAFDTNDDMDSVWGFNPAGNKVSLENEGDFFGSDDFGLKPIRTGSTSPANTIQKNSIFFEESVAGSPMSRFSNSPRYSEAGDHFDNYSRFDSFPSA, from the exons ATGGCGGTGCCAAACATGGATGTATTCGAAGCTTACTTCAAGAGAGCTGATTTGGATGGAGATGGAAGTATTAGTGGAGCTgaaggtttttctttctttcaaggaTCCAATTTGCCCAAACAAGTCCTTGCTCAG ATATGGATGCATGCTGATCAGAGTCGTAGTGGCTTCCTTGGCCGGCCGGAATTTTTTAATGCTCTTAGACTTGTAACTGTTGCACAGAGTAAGCGAGATTTGACACCGGATATTGTCAAGGCGGCATTATATGGGCCAGCTGCAGCTAAAATCCCACCACCGCAAATTAATCTTCATGCCACAGCGGGGCCTCAAATGGCTGTGGCTTCAACTGCCCTGCAGATGGGTGCTGGTGCCCCAACAGCATCTCAAGGTTTTGGCTTTAGAGGACCAGGAGTTCAAACGGCTGTGCCTCAAATGGTTGCTTCATCTGCCCCACAGATGGGTGCTTTTGCTCCGACAGCGTTGCAAAGTCCTGGATTTAGAGGACCAGGAGTTCCAAGTGCTAGTATGAACCCACAATACTTTCCACAGCAAAGTCagacaatgagaccacttcagGGTGTCCCTCTTGGAACTGCTTCCCGTCCACCTCAGGGTATGCTTTCCAGTAATCTTGGGGGTCCATCATCAGTAATGCCTACTGGAACTGCTTCTCGTCCACCTCAATTCATGTCTGGTGGTACTGTTGGCTCCACTCCTGGTGTATCAAACCCGAACATCTCAAATGATTGGCTCGGTGGAAGGACTAGTGGAGCTCCACCTGGACCTGGAGGTGTCCAGCCATCTACATTGACCACTACTCAGCCACGACCTCTAAGCTCACTTTCCTCCCAGCCCACTGCTAATGATTCTAAAGTCCCGGTTGTTTCTGGAAATGGGTTTgcctctaatttgttttttggtagTGATGTATTTCCTGCAACTGCTGCTGCAACAAAACAGGAACCCTCGCTGCTGTCTGCTACTGGTGGTGCACAACCTCCGGTTAAGTCCGGCTCACTTGATTCACTGTTGAAAGCTGTTAGCACACCATACTCATCTTCCAGTGTCCCAGTTTCTAGCGGCACCTGGGCCCAGGGCCCAGTTAAGTCCAGTTCATTTAATTCGCTTCAGAGTGCTTTTGCAATGCAACCTCTAGGCGGCCAGCCTCAGCGGACCCAATCATTACTGAGCTCCGGCCCACATGTTTCAGCTTCAAGTTCTGCCTCAATTGTGTCACCTGGCGTTTCAGCTGGAGCTGGAAATTCTTCTGATAACTCACAGCTTTCATGGCCAAAGATGAAACCAGCAGACATTCAAAATTATACTAAAGTTTTTATGGAAGTAGATACTGACAGAGATGGAAGAATCACTGGTGAGCAGGCACGGAATCTTTTTCTGAGCTGGAGGTTACCAAGAG AGATTTTAAAGCAGGTCTGGGATTTATCTGATCAAGATAGTGATAGCATGCTTTCTTTGAGGGAATTCTGCTTTGCCCTTTATTTGATGGAGAGGCACAGGGAAGGCCGTCCTCTTCCAGCAGCACTTCCAAATAATGTCATGTATGATGAGACCTTGTTGTCAATGACAGGTCAACCCAAAGTTGCTTATGGAAATGCTGCGTGGGATCCCAGTCCTG GTTTTGGACAGCAGCTGGGGATGGGTGCCCGACCTATGGCTCCTATCCTTGGTATGAGGCCACCAGTTCCAGTAAATTCCCCCCAGCCTGATGCTGCAATGGCCAGCAATCAGCAGATGTCAGGAGCGCCAGTCTTGGAGGATTCCTTTTTAAACCAACATGAAGGTGGAGAGCAGAATTCAGCAAACTCAATGACTCAAGATGGAACAGCCTCAGAGAAAAAG ATTGATGAAGCAGAGAAGCTGATTTTGGACTTCAAGGAGAAGATTGAGTTTTACCGTTCTAAAATGCAGGATCTT GTTCTATATAAAAGCAGATGTGATAATAGGCTAAATGAAATCACAGAAAGGGCTTTGGCTGACACACGAGAG GCAGAGTTGCTGGGTAAGAAATACGAAGAGAAGTACAAGCAAGTTGCAGAAGTGGCATCTAAATTAACAATTGAAGAGGCAACATTTCGTGACATTCAG GAGAGAAAGCTGGAGTTGCATCAAGGAATAACTAACATGGAACAAGGTGGCAGTGCAGATGGTATTCTTCAG GTTCGTGCTGATCGTATACAATCAGACCTTGATGAGCTATTAAGGGCTTTAATTCAACGCTGCAAGAAACATGAACTCACTGTTAAGTCAACTGCAGTGATTGAGCTTCCTTTTG GCTGGCAACCAGGAATTCAAGAGGATGCTGCTACTTGGGATGAAGATTGGGACAAGTTTGAAGATGAAG GGTTTTCCAACGAGCTCACTGTTGATGTGAAAAGTGCTCCTGGTCAAAAGGAGAGAGCATCTGTAGATGATAGTTTAACCCCTGATTCATTATCAAATGGTGATGGGAGGTCAGGGATTTTCACTGGCAAACATGTACTTGAGAGTGAATCTGCTTATAACCACAGTGAAGATGAAATGGCAAGAAGCCCTCAAGGCAGTCCAGCTGGAAGGTCTGCGTCAGAAAGTCCATCTCAAGACTTTTCTGATGTTTTTGCCAAGAGTACTGAAGCAGATATAGATACACATAG TTTCGAAGAATCAATTTGGGGTGCTTTTGACACAAATGATGATATGGACTCAGTCTGGGGATTTAACCCTGCAGGCAACAAG GTATCATTGGAGAACGAGGGAGATTTCTTTGGATCTGATGATTTTGGTCTAAAGCCTATAAGAACGGGATCCACATCCCCTGCAAATACTATTCagaaaaatagtatattttttgaaGAATCTGTTGCAGGCTCCCCAATGTCAAGATTTAGCAACTCTCCAAGGTACAGTGAAGCAGGGGATCATTTTGACAATTACTCGAGATTTGATTCCTTTCCTTCAGCATGA
- the LOC118061907 gene encoding uncharacterized protein isoform X3, which translates to MAVPNMDVFEAYFKRADLDGDGSISGAEGFSFFQGSNLPKQVLAQIWMHADQSRSGFLGRPEFFNALRLVTVAQSKRDLTPDIVKAALYGPAAAKIPPPQINLHATAGPQMAVASTALQMGAGAPTASQGFGFRGPGVQTAVPQMVASSAPQMGAFAPTALQSPGFRGPGVPSASMNPQYFPQQSQTMRPLQGVPLGTASRPPQGMLSSNLGGPSSVMPTGTASRPPQFMSGGTVGSTPGVSNPNISNDWLGGRTSGAPPGPGGVQPSTLTTTQPRPLSSLSSQPTANDSKVPVVSGNGFASNLFFGSDVFPATAAATKQEPSLLSATGGAQPPVKSGSLDSLLKAVSTPYSSSSVPVSSGTWAQGPVKSSSFNSLQSAFAMQPLGGQPQRTQSLLSSGPHVSASSSASIVSPGVSAGAGNSSDNSQLSWPKMKPADIQNYTKVFMEVDTDRDGRITGEQARNLFLSWRLPREILKQVWDLSDQDSDSMLSLREFCFALYLMERHREGRPLPAALPNNVMYDETLLSMTGQPKVAYGNAAWDPSPGFGQQLGMGARPMAPILGMRPPVPVNSPQPDAAMASNQQMSGAPVLEDSFLNQHEGGEQNSANSMTQDGTASEKKIDEAEKLILDFKEKIEFYRSKMQDLVLYKSRCDNRLNEITERALADTREAELLGKKYEEKYKQVAEVASKLTIEEATFRDIQERKLELHQGITNMEQGGSADGILQVRADRIQSDLDELLRALIQRCKKHELTVKSTAVIELPFGWQPGIQEDAATWDEDWDKFEDEGFSNELTVDVKSAPGQKERASVDDSLTPDSLSNGDGRSGIFTGKHVLESESAYNHSEDEMARSPQGSPAGRSASESPSQDFSDVFAKSTEADIDTHSFEESIWGAFDTNDDMDSVWGFNPAGNKQVSLENEGDFFGSDDFGLKPIRTGSTSPANTIQKNSIFFEESVAGSPMSRFSNSPRYSEAGDHFDNYSRFDSFPSA; encoded by the exons ATGGCGGTGCCAAACATGGATGTATTCGAAGCTTACTTCAAGAGAGCTGATTTGGATGGAGATGGAAGTATTAGTGGAGCTgaaggtttttctttctttcaaggaTCCAATTTGCCCAAACAAGTCCTTGCTCAG ATATGGATGCATGCTGATCAGAGTCGTAGTGGCTTCCTTGGCCGGCCGGAATTTTTTAATGCTCTTAGACTTGTAACTGTTGCACAGAGTAAGCGAGATTTGACACCGGATATTGTCAAGGCGGCATTATATGGGCCAGCTGCAGCTAAAATCCCACCACCGCAAATTAATCTTCATGCCACAGCGGGGCCTCAAATGGCTGTGGCTTCAACTGCCCTGCAGATGGGTGCTGGTGCCCCAACAGCATCTCAAGGTTTTGGCTTTAGAGGACCAGGAGTTCAAACGGCTGTGCCTCAAATGGTTGCTTCATCTGCCCCACAGATGGGTGCTTTTGCTCCGACAGCGTTGCAAAGTCCTGGATTTAGAGGACCAGGAGTTCCAAGTGCTAGTATGAACCCACAATACTTTCCACAGCAAAGTCagacaatgagaccacttcagGGTGTCCCTCTTGGAACTGCTTCCCGTCCACCTCAGGGTATGCTTTCCAGTAATCTTGGGGGTCCATCATCAGTAATGCCTACTGGAACTGCTTCTCGTCCACCTCAATTCATGTCTGGTGGTACTGTTGGCTCCACTCCTGGTGTATCAAACCCGAACATCTCAAATGATTGGCTCGGTGGAAGGACTAGTGGAGCTCCACCTGGACCTGGAGGTGTCCAGCCATCTACATTGACCACTACTCAGCCACGACCTCTAAGCTCACTTTCCTCCCAGCCCACTGCTAATGATTCTAAAGTCCCGGTTGTTTCTGGAAATGGGTTTgcctctaatttgttttttggtagTGATGTATTTCCTGCAACTGCTGCTGCAACAAAACAGGAACCCTCGCTGCTGTCTGCTACTGGTGGTGCACAACCTCCGGTTAAGTCCGGCTCACTTGATTCACTGTTGAAAGCTGTTAGCACACCATACTCATCTTCCAGTGTCCCAGTTTCTAGCGGCACCTGGGCCCAGGGCCCAGTTAAGTCCAGTTCATTTAATTCGCTTCAGAGTGCTTTTGCAATGCAACCTCTAGGCGGCCAGCCTCAGCGGACCCAATCATTACTGAGCTCCGGCCCACATGTTTCAGCTTCAAGTTCTGCCTCAATTGTGTCACCTGGCGTTTCAGCTGGAGCTGGAAATTCTTCTGATAACTCACAGCTTTCATGGCCAAAGATGAAACCAGCAGACATTCAAAATTATACTAAAGTTTTTATGGAAGTAGATACTGACAGAGATGGAAGAATCACTGGTGAGCAGGCACGGAATCTTTTTCTGAGCTGGAGGTTACCAAGAG AGATTTTAAAGCAGGTCTGGGATTTATCTGATCAAGATAGTGATAGCATGCTTTCTTTGAGGGAATTCTGCTTTGCCCTTTATTTGATGGAGAGGCACAGGGAAGGCCGTCCTCTTCCAGCAGCACTTCCAAATAATGTCATGTATGATGAGACCTTGTTGTCAATGACAGGTCAACCCAAAGTTGCTTATGGAAATGCTGCGTGGGATCCCAGTCCTG GTTTTGGACAGCAGCTGGGGATGGGTGCCCGACCTATGGCTCCTATCCTTGGTATGAGGCCACCAGTTCCAGTAAATTCCCCCCAGCCTGATGCTGCAATGGCCAGCAATCAGCAGATGTCAGGAGCGCCAGTCTTGGAGGATTCCTTTTTAAACCAACATGAAGGTGGAGAGCAGAATTCAGCAAACTCAATGACTCAAGATGGAACAGCCTCAGAGAAAAAG ATTGATGAAGCAGAGAAGCTGATTTTGGACTTCAAGGAGAAGATTGAGTTTTACCGTTCTAAAATGCAGGATCTT GTTCTATATAAAAGCAGATGTGATAATAGGCTAAATGAAATCACAGAAAGGGCTTTGGCTGACACACGAGAG GCAGAGTTGCTGGGTAAGAAATACGAAGAGAAGTACAAGCAAGTTGCAGAAGTGGCATCTAAATTAACAATTGAAGAGGCAACATTTCGTGACATTCAG GAGAGAAAGCTGGAGTTGCATCAAGGAATAACTAACATGGAACAAGGTGGCAGTGCAGATGGTATTCTTCAG GTTCGTGCTGATCGTATACAATCAGACCTTGATGAGCTATTAAGGGCTTTAATTCAACGCTGCAAGAAACATGAACTCACTGTTAAGTCAACTGCAGTGATTGAGCTTCCTTTTG GCTGGCAACCAGGAATTCAAGAGGATGCTGCTACTTGGGATGAAGATTGGGACAAGTTTGAAGATGAAG GGTTTTCCAACGAGCTCACTGTTGATGTGAAAAGTGCTCCTGGTCAAAAGGAGAGAGCATCTGTAGATGATAGTTTAACCCCTGATTCATTATCAAATGGTGATGGGAGGTCAGGGATTTTCACTGGCAAACATGTACTTGAGAGTGAATCTGCTTATAACCACAGTGAAGATGAAATGGCAAGAAGCCCTCAAGGCAGTCCAGCTGGAAGGTCTGCGTCAGAAAGTCCATCTCAAGACTTTTCTGATGTTTTTGCCAAGAGTACTGAAGCAGATATAGATACACATAG TTTCGAAGAATCAATTTGGGGTGCTTTTGACACAAATGATGATATGGACTCAGTCTGGGGATTTAACCCTGCAGGCAACAAG CAGGTATCATTGGAGAACGAGGGAGATTTCTTTGGATCTGATGATTTTGGTCTAAAGCCTATAAGAACGGGATCCACATCCCCTGCAAATACTATTCagaaaaatagtatattttttgaaGAATCTGTTGCAGGCTCCCCAATGTCAAGATTTAGCAACTCTCCAAGGTACAGTGAAGCAGGGGATCATTTTGACAATTACTCGAGATTTGATTCCTTTCCTTCAGCATGA
- the LOC118061907 gene encoding uncharacterized protein isoform X1: MAVPNMDVFEAYFKRADLDGDGSISGAEGFSFFQGSNLPKQVLAQIWMHADQSRSGFLGRPEFFNALRLVTVAQSKRDLTPDIVKAALYGPAAAKIPPPQINLHATAGPQMAVASTALQMGAGAPTASQGFGFRGPGVQTAVPQMVASSAPQMGAFAPTALQSPGFRGPGVPSASMNPQYFPQQSQTMRPLQGVPLGTASRPPQGMLSSNLGGPSSVMPTGTASRPPQFMSGGTVGSTPGVSNPNISNDWLGGRTSGAPPGPGGVQPSTLTTTQPRPLSSLSSQPTANDSKVPVVSGNGFASNLFFGSDVFPATAAATKQEPSLLSATGGAQPPVKSGSLDSLLKAVSTPYSSSSVPVSSGTWAQGPVKSSSFNSLQSAFAMQPLGGQPQRTQSLLSSGPHVSASSSASIVSPGVSAGAGNSSDNSQLSWPKMKPADIQNYTKVFMEVDTDRDGRITGEQARNLFLSWRLPREILKQVWDLSDQDSDSMLSLREFCFALYLMERHREGRPLPAALPNNVMYDETLLSMTGQPKVAYGNAAWDPSPGFGQQLGMGARPMAPILGMRPPVPVNSPQPDAAMASNQQMSGAPVLEDSFLNQHEGGEQNSANSMTQDGTASEKKIDEAEKLILDFKEKIEFYRSKMQDLVLYKSRCDNRLNEITERALADTREAELLGKKYEEKYKQVAEVASKLTIEEATFRDIQERKLELHQGITNMEQGGSADGILQVRADRIQSDLDELLRALIQRCKKHELTVKSTAVIELPFGWQPGIQEDAATWDEDWDKFEDEGFSNELTVDVKSAPGQKERASVDDSLTPDSLSNGDGRSGIFTGKHVLESESAYNHSEDEMARSPQGSPAGRSASESPSQDFSDVFAKSTEADIDTHRSFEESIWGAFDTNDDMDSVWGFNPAGNKQVSLENEGDFFGSDDFGLKPIRTGSTSPANTIQKNSIFFEESVAGSPMSRFSNSPRYSEAGDHFDNYSRFDSFPSA, from the exons ATGGCGGTGCCAAACATGGATGTATTCGAAGCTTACTTCAAGAGAGCTGATTTGGATGGAGATGGAAGTATTAGTGGAGCTgaaggtttttctttctttcaaggaTCCAATTTGCCCAAACAAGTCCTTGCTCAG ATATGGATGCATGCTGATCAGAGTCGTAGTGGCTTCCTTGGCCGGCCGGAATTTTTTAATGCTCTTAGACTTGTAACTGTTGCACAGAGTAAGCGAGATTTGACACCGGATATTGTCAAGGCGGCATTATATGGGCCAGCTGCAGCTAAAATCCCACCACCGCAAATTAATCTTCATGCCACAGCGGGGCCTCAAATGGCTGTGGCTTCAACTGCCCTGCAGATGGGTGCTGGTGCCCCAACAGCATCTCAAGGTTTTGGCTTTAGAGGACCAGGAGTTCAAACGGCTGTGCCTCAAATGGTTGCTTCATCTGCCCCACAGATGGGTGCTTTTGCTCCGACAGCGTTGCAAAGTCCTGGATTTAGAGGACCAGGAGTTCCAAGTGCTAGTATGAACCCACAATACTTTCCACAGCAAAGTCagacaatgagaccacttcagGGTGTCCCTCTTGGAACTGCTTCCCGTCCACCTCAGGGTATGCTTTCCAGTAATCTTGGGGGTCCATCATCAGTAATGCCTACTGGAACTGCTTCTCGTCCACCTCAATTCATGTCTGGTGGTACTGTTGGCTCCACTCCTGGTGTATCAAACCCGAACATCTCAAATGATTGGCTCGGTGGAAGGACTAGTGGAGCTCCACCTGGACCTGGAGGTGTCCAGCCATCTACATTGACCACTACTCAGCCACGACCTCTAAGCTCACTTTCCTCCCAGCCCACTGCTAATGATTCTAAAGTCCCGGTTGTTTCTGGAAATGGGTTTgcctctaatttgttttttggtagTGATGTATTTCCTGCAACTGCTGCTGCAACAAAACAGGAACCCTCGCTGCTGTCTGCTACTGGTGGTGCACAACCTCCGGTTAAGTCCGGCTCACTTGATTCACTGTTGAAAGCTGTTAGCACACCATACTCATCTTCCAGTGTCCCAGTTTCTAGCGGCACCTGGGCCCAGGGCCCAGTTAAGTCCAGTTCATTTAATTCGCTTCAGAGTGCTTTTGCAATGCAACCTCTAGGCGGCCAGCCTCAGCGGACCCAATCATTACTGAGCTCCGGCCCACATGTTTCAGCTTCAAGTTCTGCCTCAATTGTGTCACCTGGCGTTTCAGCTGGAGCTGGAAATTCTTCTGATAACTCACAGCTTTCATGGCCAAAGATGAAACCAGCAGACATTCAAAATTATACTAAAGTTTTTATGGAAGTAGATACTGACAGAGATGGAAGAATCACTGGTGAGCAGGCACGGAATCTTTTTCTGAGCTGGAGGTTACCAAGAG AGATTTTAAAGCAGGTCTGGGATTTATCTGATCAAGATAGTGATAGCATGCTTTCTTTGAGGGAATTCTGCTTTGCCCTTTATTTGATGGAGAGGCACAGGGAAGGCCGTCCTCTTCCAGCAGCACTTCCAAATAATGTCATGTATGATGAGACCTTGTTGTCAATGACAGGTCAACCCAAAGTTGCTTATGGAAATGCTGCGTGGGATCCCAGTCCTG GTTTTGGACAGCAGCTGGGGATGGGTGCCCGACCTATGGCTCCTATCCTTGGTATGAGGCCACCAGTTCCAGTAAATTCCCCCCAGCCTGATGCTGCAATGGCCAGCAATCAGCAGATGTCAGGAGCGCCAGTCTTGGAGGATTCCTTTTTAAACCAACATGAAGGTGGAGAGCAGAATTCAGCAAACTCAATGACTCAAGATGGAACAGCCTCAGAGAAAAAG ATTGATGAAGCAGAGAAGCTGATTTTGGACTTCAAGGAGAAGATTGAGTTTTACCGTTCTAAAATGCAGGATCTT GTTCTATATAAAAGCAGATGTGATAATAGGCTAAATGAAATCACAGAAAGGGCTTTGGCTGACACACGAGAG GCAGAGTTGCTGGGTAAGAAATACGAAGAGAAGTACAAGCAAGTTGCAGAAGTGGCATCTAAATTAACAATTGAAGAGGCAACATTTCGTGACATTCAG GAGAGAAAGCTGGAGTTGCATCAAGGAATAACTAACATGGAACAAGGTGGCAGTGCAGATGGTATTCTTCAG GTTCGTGCTGATCGTATACAATCAGACCTTGATGAGCTATTAAGGGCTTTAATTCAACGCTGCAAGAAACATGAACTCACTGTTAAGTCAACTGCAGTGATTGAGCTTCCTTTTG GCTGGCAACCAGGAATTCAAGAGGATGCTGCTACTTGGGATGAAGATTGGGACAAGTTTGAAGATGAAG GGTTTTCCAACGAGCTCACTGTTGATGTGAAAAGTGCTCCTGGTCAAAAGGAGAGAGCATCTGTAGATGATAGTTTAACCCCTGATTCATTATCAAATGGTGATGGGAGGTCAGGGATTTTCACTGGCAAACATGTACTTGAGAGTGAATCTGCTTATAACCACAGTGAAGATGAAATGGCAAGAAGCCCTCAAGGCAGTCCAGCTGGAAGGTCTGCGTCAGAAAGTCCATCTCAAGACTTTTCTGATGTTTTTGCCAAGAGTACTGAAGCAGATATAGATACACATAG AAGTTTCGAAGAATCAATTTGGGGTGCTTTTGACACAAATGATGATATGGACTCAGTCTGGGGATTTAACCCTGCAGGCAACAAG CAGGTATCATTGGAGAACGAGGGAGATTTCTTTGGATCTGATGATTTTGGTCTAAAGCCTATAAGAACGGGATCCACATCCCCTGCAAATACTATTCagaaaaatagtatattttttgaaGAATCTGTTGCAGGCTCCCCAATGTCAAGATTTAGCAACTCTCCAAGGTACAGTGAAGCAGGGGATCATTTTGACAATTACTCGAGATTTGATTCCTTTCCTTCAGCATGA